In the Microtus pennsylvanicus isolate mMicPen1 chromosome 6, mMicPen1.hap1, whole genome shotgun sequence genome, one interval contains:
- the Cibar2 gene encoding CBY1-interacting BAR domain-containing protein 2, giving the protein MNVVLSRDSQVKAMENTVTNAERYFGQFCSLLASYTRKTARLRDKADQLVKQLMDFANTENPELRATMRDFAEDLAKVQDYRQAEVERLEAKVISPLKLYGAQIKQTQADIKKCKRVQNNEIKQLEKLEKLRQKSPSDRQMISQAETSAQRASVDTNRSTHHLAETVDAFQEQKLKDLRRIFSDFVTIEMVFHAKAVEVYSSAFRTLESYDLERDLQDFRAKMHGIYGHSEVRPPTDTSPSPSLPWPLVSQSVQSTVARQGKDEEESEADSVEEIPLEDLKGQQQGRRD; this is encoded by the exons ATGAATGTCGTCCTCTCCAG GGACAGTCAGGTGAAGGCCATGGAGAACACTGTGACCAACGCTGAGAGGTATTTCGGTCAGTTCTGCTCACTGCTGGCCTCCTACACGCGCAAGACAGCCCGGCTGCGTGACAAGGCCGACCAGCTGGTGAAGCAGCTCATGGATTTTGCCAACACTGAGAACCCGGAGCTTCGGGCTACCATGCGAgactttgcagaggacctggccaAAGTgcaggattacaggcaggcagaG GTTGAGAGGCTGGAGGCCAAGGTCATCAGCCCCCTGAAGCTCTATGGAGCCCAGATAAAGCAGACCCAG GCAGATATCAAGAAATGTAAACGTGTCCAAAATAATGAGATCAAGCAACTGGAAAAGCTGGAGAAATTAAGGCAGAAGTCACCCTCAGATCGACAAATGATT t CCCAGGCGGAGACAAGTGCACAGagggcctctgtggacaccaacCGCTCTACCCACCACCTGGCAGAGACAGTGGATGCCTTCCAGGAGCAGAAGCTGAAGGACCTCCGG AGAATCTTCTCTGACTTTGTGACCATCGAGATGGTCTTCCACGCAAAGGCAGTGGAGGTGTATTCCAGCGCTTTCAGGACCCTGGAGAGCTACGACCTGGAGCGAGACCTGCAG GACTTCAGAGCCAAGATGCATGGAATTTATGGGCACAGTGAAGTTCGGCCACCCACAGACACCagcccttctccatctctcccttgGCCTCTGGTCAGCCAG AGTGTTCAGAGCACCGTGGCACGCCAGGGAAAAGACGAGGAGGAGAGCGAGGCAGACTCTGTGGAGGAGATCCCCCTGGAGGACCTCAAGGGACAGCAGCAGGGACGCCGTGACTAG